The DNA sequence GCTAAGTTTTGTGGCAATCAACTAGGCACACATACCTTGTTTTCAATGATGAAAATAACCGAAACATTGGTAGAATAATAATTGGTTTTCCCatgtctttatttttccttcgcTCATTAGTTTTGCATTAGTCTTCTGATATACCTATTGAAGAAATGTGGTAATTATTCTTGTGATATATCCATTGAGCAAATGCCATCACAGAAATCATGAGATCAAGTTCTGTGAAGCATACATAATTATATGAACTAATGAAGGGGCTCAAATTTTCTAATAtcgttaaaaatgtttttttcattcattaaaTTATGCATGTGTCGCACAACTTGTATGAGTTACTGTGGTGACGTTTCCTCAATGAATTGATTGGAAGACTAATGTAAAACTAATGAGAAGAGGAGGAACATTGACttaaagaatgaaaataattaattattatttcatcaATATTTTAGTCATTTTCATCATCACTATGGTATGACAACTATGTTTGTCTAGCTGCCTCAAGCACTTAACGtgtcaatttaatatttttaacgaGGTTAAATGATATTAGCTAAAGGGACTAAATTGATTGATGTTTAGGGGATCATTTtgcaattttcttaattttagagACCAATTTCATTGACTATTAGAATTTCAAGGAATAAATCGATTGATAATGTACAATTTTAGgaatcatttttctattttattaatttcaacaTCTAAGTTGACCAATCATTACAATTTTAGGCAGTGATTCACTCTTAAAAAGAGTATTTACTCCATACCAACTACAACCCTAATATCATTTAACTTTTAACCTGAACACAAAGCAGAACCATGATTTTGTTGAGCATCTCAACTCTTATGAATTTGTGATTTCTTTAGACAGGACCGGACTGCTGGTTTTATCCTTTCTTTGTCATTATTGACATAAGAATCAGATATGTTTTGCCATCCCATCTAAATCAACAAACTAAAACCCTTAAAATGTGTAGAGAATGTGTGGTTAGAATCATAAACAATCCATGTTAGGTCGTATTCATCATCTAACTACGAACAGATATACTCATATATCTTGCTTGCATTGGTGACATTTTTCAAGTTTAGAGGCTCTTTTTAGCTCCACGTGAAGGCTAGTGGGGCCCAATCGGAGAGCTTAAATGCCATCATCCATTTCGTGGCCCATGACAATCACATATGGTCACAATGATAATCTTTAGCCAGTGATATGTGAAAAAATAATGCATAGACATTAAAAATGACAACTGCTTGCTTAATATTCTGATTTATTTATTGGAGTGGACCATTAATCTTCTAATTTGCACCACAAACAAGGTTGCTCAAGCAATAAATTTCGCAGGATGACATTATATTTGCATATTGATCTTCTCCTTTGGCGGCATTAATATCTTATCTGTTTTtgctttttaaataataaatagctTATTGACCTCAGTTTCACGTGGCTGCATGCTTGACCTTTGTCTATGAAGGTCTATGTGGGAAAACTTCATTAATTGCTATATGATGAAGTTTCacatttttttgcattttagaGGGAACGGAACTTCCTTCTAGGAGCATACCAAGGTTTTTCAcccagaacaaaaaaaaataatagaaaatcaagaaaacacaataaaaaaaataaaagagactaataattttataaaataattttatattatggtTAGttcatttatagatttttttgttcaatgttaatattaatattaaaataaatataagtgaaaaaatatatttaatgttacattaagaaattaaaatgataattattttagagtaattttttttctcttatgcgAGAATTATAATGGGACAAATGGAATACTATATGAAAAATGCTAATCAAAGTTGTTAAttgattaagaatttttttcctattaaagcattaattaagaaattaattcaaaatagtaaAGTGTTGTTAATGTATTTTTACTGTGATTTCCAATGCATTTTCGATGCAAATTTCAATAATACTTTCTATTCTGAATTCCTTAACTAGTGTGCTTAAAACACATACTCTATTTACTTGCATTTGAGACatgaataaaatttcatttgaatgAATCAAGCATTGATTTCAGCAGAATGTCAGAATTGAATTGCAAGAGGCTTGTAGCAAGTTAAACTGATTCTAATCTCTAAGTGTATTATATCTGATGAATTTCTGGATAAATTGGCATGACAAAAGAATGATGATTAACTTCATGGACCACTTTATTTATGAGGTAGTTTTAGAATTAAAGGCAGCTAGCTTCATTCCTTGGTGCTCGTGTTAAGGTGTCGCTTTTGCCAGTTGAATGTTGCTGTAAGGACATTCCAATTGAGGTTTGAAAATTATCTGTTGGACACTGAAGCTTTGTCTGATCAGAAGCTCCTCACTGGTAACACCTTTTGTCTGTATTATGGATATAAGCTCTTGTTATCACATGATTAAAAAGTGCTGTTGGCATGAACTTTTCATCCATTGCACGCACTACATAAAGGTTTAATGAGTAGAACATAATTGCCTATGATTACCCCCTCATTGTATTTAAAGGTTGATTAgctttacaataatttttttctcctatttgTTGGTTGGATGCAGTTATAGAAGATGCATACAtctcacttttctttttcccttttctatCACTTGTGGtccaataagaaaaatatcatgtaaagtgaaaagggaaaagtttTGAGAATCTGTGCTAAGTCATTCTTCTAATCAGATGCAACAatgcataaaaacaaaaagctaTGGAACAAGCAAGCTCTCTGATAGGAGAGAGCATTTAAAGAGGCGGTTTCCATTGCTTTGACAATACGAGGTCACCTTTCATATTCCATCTTTCTTTATATGAGACCAAACGCATGAATACAAGGCATCCATTCTCATCAAGATTTTCTACCAGAAACTGCTAACAAAGCAAGTGGAAGAATACATGAAGATCAGCAAGAGGGGAGAAACAAGACACTTCCCATTTGAGATGGGGACTTTGGAGTAAAAGCTTATCTACCATTATTGTTGGACAACACATCTATCACACAAATTCAAGACTCGAGATACATAATTGAACAATGACTAAACCATCACTTTAGTCTCTTGAATTGTATATGTCAGTCATTTTAAGTCTTTACCtctattaaaattcaatttagtccttaacTTCAATAAATGTCATTCaccttgtttttcaaaaaaaaaaaaaaaatcaccaaagtgaatgacattttttaaagttaacgactaatgtaaaattttaaataaagttgGAGACTAAAAATGATGATGCATACAGATTAGGTGGTGAGGGTTTATTCATTGAACAAATTTCAACTACACACACATGTATtcaagcagcagcagcagctaaATGTACAAGAGTTGTGAAGGATGTGGTGAGAGTGAGCGCTGAAGTGGGTTTGTTGCATAAGCATGTTGCTTATTATGTCTTGCACCAAAACTTCCTTCCTTTGTTGTCTCTGTCTTAAACTCTGTCACCTGAGGGAAGGTGTCAGACCTGCGACGACTATTCGCGTTAGAACTTGTTTTCTCATATGTTGTGAAGGCATCCAAAGCAACTCCTACAGCTTTCTGGCTCTTGCAACCCAACAGCATGCTAGGACGCCGCCTCTGCGTCTCTTTGACAACGACTTTTGGTTTACCATTTGAGGAAACTAAGGATGTCGTAATTGGACTCCTTGTGGTTCCTATTGACCTTTGATCATCATAATCTGACATGGCTGAGTACTCCAAGGCACTGGCAGTGGCCACACTCCATTCTATGCTTACCTCACTCGGTGCATAACAAGTTGTGGGGCTGGCACAGCTAGAAACAACATTGGATGATGATCTACCAAGGAAGAAGGAGTTGGATTTTCCTGTGAGGCTTTCAATCTCAAACAAGTCTGAACTTGCATCACTATCAGCATCATTGTAGTTTCCACCAGAATTTGCTGAGAAGTCAGTTTCTTCAATTTTAGGAGCAGCATcccaagaagaggaagaggtctTTGCCAACCTTTTATCAAAGCTCAAAGACTTGCTCCTGCTACTCAGTATTGGGGAGCCAAACACTTCCAATGAATTCCTTGACTTCTCTACTTGTTGAAGTTGCATTTTCGCCGGATTATTTCCTGAGCTAGAATTCAAACCTGAGAGTGCTAAACTGTTCTCTTTGCTCAATCCCACCCCTAACTTCTCTGGCCTTTGGAAGTAAACATCTTTGTTAATCGAGATTTCGGCTGCGTGAGGCCTAGTAACTTTAACTGAATGATTAGCCTCTGGATCAGCATTGAACATATTTCTTGAAGTTGTTTTTCCATGACTAGAATTTTTGCTGAAACTGATTTCACCTGCATGGTCACTAATATCAACAGAATTCTTGTCAGAACAATAGCATTTGCAACCAAGACCAGCTAGAAAACTCTTCCTATGCAATTTGCTTTTCATGTTCCTTGAGGAGTTCCTCACAGCACTTTGCAAAAGTGCACTTTGGCTATTCAAGCTTGATTCAGACCTTACACTTGGAGTTCCATTCTGAACTTTGTACTTTCTGGTTACAAGAGCTGTTTGTTCATCTTTCTGGGGCCGGTGCTTGTTTGCATCATTATCAGCAACTCTTGGGGGGCTTCCAATCTCTTCTCCATTGAAGTACTTTTCAGCTTCAAATACTCcaatttctccatcatcttCCTTCTTTACTCCGAGAGGATCCTTTCTGCTGCTGACATAGCCATGGCCTGACTCTGTCAGGATCTCTTCTTTGTTGTTCAAGTACGAAGAGAAGGACGCGTCGCGAAGGTGGTAATTGTTGTTCTGAGAGTTGAAAGATTGCAACTGATGGATGTTGTTGTTATTTGAAGTGGCTGCTGAGATAACCATAGTGAAAAAGTATCAAAGTACACACAGAAAAGGGCCCAAAAGAACCTGTTTGCACAGAGGCTGATGGAAGATGAGAtacaaaaagaacaaaatgagattgaaattaaaaaacagtGGTATAGATAAAGATACTAAAACACTTTGAAGTAATAGAACTAGTATTATGACAACTTTTGAGTGCTAAAAGGCCATAATAATAAGCAAAAGTAGCAGCTAGCAAGGTTGAAAGCAAAACTTAGTTATGTGAAGAGAAGGCTAAAACTAGATAGAGGGAAGGAAATGGATGCAGGagagaatttaaaatgaatagCTGAATAACTGCCTGGCACATTTAAGAGTAGCTCAATAAGTAGGCTAATGGAATAAGCAAAATGTCAAATGGGTAGGGTCATGTGCTTGTGTGTGGCCTAATTGACACTTCATCAATAGTTTTATCACTGATGAAATTTCTTTGAATTCTGATGGATAACAAGTAAAGTATATTAATAACATTCTGCCTAATAACATGCATTAGCACAGACTCTTTTCTTCATGTTAACAATGGTATGTTAGTTATATTGTAAGGCCCTGTGATTTGTCTCCTTCCAGGTGATAGGGTgataactactagagagaaacatgtTTTTATCCTCTTTGattgtataatatatatgtagtcccatcattttaaaagtattgctcttttttccttttcacaaGTGGATCTAACCTAGTGTATTGTCTATTCTAGGTTTAATACACCTTTAACTAAATCAATGTTGAAT is a window from the Glycine max cultivar Williams 82 chromosome 2, Glycine_max_v4.0, whole genome shotgun sequence genome containing:
- the LOC100783459 gene encoding protein PHYTOCHROME KINASE SUBSTRATE 2; this encodes MVISAATSNNNNIHQLQSFNSQNNNYHLRDASFSSYLNNKEEILTESGHGYVSSRKDPLGVKKEDDGEIGVFEAEKYFNGEEIGSPPRVADNDANKHRPQKDEQTALVTRKYKVQNGTPSVRSESSLNSQSALLQSAVRNSSRNMKSKLHRKSFLAGLGCKCYCSDKNSVDISDHAGEISFSKNSSHGKTTSRNMFNADPEANHSVKVTRPHAAEISINKDVYFQRPEKLGVGLSKENSLALSGLNSSSGNNPAKMQLQQVEKSRNSLEVFGSPILSSRSKSLSFDKRLAKTSSSSWDAAPKIEETDFSANSGGNYNDADSDASSDLFEIESLTGKSNSFFLGRSSSNVVSSCASPTTCYAPSEVSIEWSVATASALEYSAMSDYDDQRSIGTTRSPITTSLVSSNGKPKVVVKETQRRRPSMLLGCKSQKAVGVALDAFTTYEKTSSNANSRRRSDTFPQVTEFKTETTKEGSFGARHNKQHAYATNPLQRSLSPHPSQLLYI